The nucleotide window TTTTATATAGAAGCttttcccacaaactgagcaggcaaaaggtttctcctcattgtgcgttcttgtgtgtcttatAAAATTACCTTGTgtagagaatcttttaccacaaactgagcagatgcaaggtttctccccagtgtgtgttcttgtgtgcattATTAAACATGTCTTCACAGTGAAtcctttaccacaaactgagcatgcaaaaggtttctgtccagtgtgtattcttgtgtgtcttttgaaaTTTCCTTGTGTAGAGaaccttttaccacaaactgagcagggaaaaggtttttccccactgtgtgtttttgtgtgggtttttgaaTCTGTCTTTGTGGTGAATGTTTTACCACAGACTGAGCAGgcaaagggtttttctccagtgtgtgttgtcGTGTGTCTTCCCAATTGTTCCTTGTGCGCAAATCTttcaccacaaactgagcaggcaaaaggtttttccccaGTGTGCAATCTCATGTGTCCTTTCAAGCCCCACTTTGAACCCAAAGTCttaccacactgagaacattccCAGTGTTTTTTGTCAGTGGGATATGTCATATCATGTCTAgagtgttcatcatcatcatcagtgtaaGAAGAGTGTGACGTTacgtcgtcactatctgatagtggagcgAAGCAgctgtctgcttgtgatcctccgcAGTGGTCTCCATTACCTTCTGTTGTCAcatgttgacttgagctgctgcgtTGAGGCTCCGCCCTTCTTTCCTCCTCATGCTGACCTTTACCTTCATCTTCAGTCTTCAAAGCGACATCAGTCAATAGCAACTTGTTGATATCAGCCAcatccacttcctctttattGGGAGATGACTCTGGCTCCTGTAGCTCAGGACGAAGATACTTTTCACTCACTTCTGCAAgacaaatgcatgttttgtttggtAAAGTCAAATGTTAGGCTGTTACTTTGatgttgtgtattatttttattacagcggtaccttgattaCGAGGTTAATATAGTCCGTGATCAAGTTTATGGCTTAAATTACCTGTATTTCAAAtatcaaataatttaaatttcattaatctgctccagcacccccaaaaaCTGTTGTTACCTGTTAGCTAAGAGAAATAACACTGTATTGTCAAATATAAATACTAAAACATTTAAAGAGAgtgtcaaacaaaaatgttttttataatgTGTAatcaagacgaaaaccacacatgcacataccCATATACACCCaactagtgtgccgtgagagattatctgtgggaaattatcgaatttcacttaatctaaaaattatttgttaactgcaaaaaaaaaaataggcatctttgttcatctaacTATGATAGCGTCATATAGTGAtaggcaaaacaattaaatgctcttctagtAGATGGcagaatttacataattaacTTGCGCATCCACTTTTGTAACACTTTGGTGCAGTGGTGtgctgtgatattttttttctcatgtaaactATGTGACTTGGCTTGATAAAACACAGTGACTAGCTCTGCTGgcctctcttttctctctttcgCCCACAGCACAGCTCTGGCAGCTTCGCTgtatgagagaaaaaaagtgtacgaTGCACCGTCAGGGACATAACTCGGGATTACCTCTCATACAAACACctgaaacgctctcataaacactattAAATAAACTTTCACGCACAATAATCAAATGCTTTTGCACAAGTTCACACAATCTATGATCCCGATGTACTCATGCTGGTCAATGGAGACTTAATCTTGCTCCTCTTTCATCTACTAACAGCTTCAAACAACATGTGCAACAAGAGGGTAAAAACCTGCATGCAAAGTGCCAAAATTAAACGAGTTATGGTGGATTTGGACTGGAGAAGAAGATTTTGTTTGCAAGATTGTATTGTTATAATTACtttatgttttgtgtacagTGCTTTGTTACAGCTGTGACTGTTGCGAGaacgctatataaataaagttgagttgagcaTTCATACACATTGGTTTAACAATgtgaaattgtacttttttttcttctctttttacaTTATCCCGTATTTATATTgtctcaaaaagaaaacaaccgaACGGGTGCATACACAGcaaaggaggaggagagaaagaCCTCATTCGCTGAATCAGTGGACAGGATTCAATCACGTGACTGAGTGGCAAAACACAGCATTCTGTTGTGGGCGATGACGGCGTGGTTTAGCCTCTCCCATTTTGtgcaattttgtgtgtgtttttatgtggtGTATGTACCCAAACGCCCGGAAACTAATATTAGACCTGCTCGACATCGGttttcaacataaaacaattgTATCGAGCTATCTTcctttatttgctgaaaatcatgcttagtttctgtttttctgttggAATCTCGGTATTGATTTTAAGTTTGATTCATTGATGGGTGTCTTTTTTCGTCTcaccgccaaaaaaaaaaaaaatacaaataaaaaaagacatgcttaACTTAAATGGACTCGACTTGCTTCAAATTTAGCAGGGCCTTgatttgacttgcttgatttctGCCACAGTAACTAACTCAGTCATCAAATGAGAGTCGGGAGTAAACACAAGTGCTGCTTGAAAAACAACATCCTGACTGACACTTGATTGTGATATAGTCGTAACCACTGACCTTGGTCTTCATCATCTTCGCTCTTCACAATGACACCAGTCAACAGAAACTTGGTGATAtcagcctcctcctcttcctctttgacgtGGGGGGTCTCTGGCGTCTCTTCCTCCTTAATGTGGGACTGCTCTGGCTCCTGATACGCCACCCTTGTGCTCCACTCCTTCTGCTCAGGACGAAGATCTTCTTCACGGGTCACGAGAAGACAAACACACGCGCGGTTCGGTCAAGTCAAAGCTTTGCGCAGCCAAGTCTCGTGTTGTGACTGTGATGTTCATCAGTGTCATGGATAATTATGAATCacaatcacatttattttcctttcaaAGGCACTTAAGTAGTTCAATAACTGGAAGTATACAAAATCAGAAATTTTCAGGATGCTAAACTGTCGATGTGTTATGCATTGTACCggaagcaaaaaaagaaaaaagaaaaacgggcATCAAACAAACGCGAGTGGACACCATCCGATCCGCAGAGTACTGACTTTCTGGTGTTTATAATgttatattaaatgttaataaCGTTATTCGTGTAAATGTACGCCATGGTTCTGCTCAGATGTAATAGAAGGTAGTTAGTAAACACGTGAGAGTAGTAAgtgaacaaacctgctgtgcGTGACACAACTGGAGGTTGCTTGAAATCAGCGTCCAGCGTTCACGCTGTCTGTCGGTCTCCTCTTTTGCTCCAGAAAGTTCTTCGTCGTACTCTGCGATCCTTCGTGCACACATTTCCGCCCGATAATCACAAGTAAATCTCTGCTTAGCGGCGTGTTCATAACAAACTCGTCTCGTTGTTAGCGGCGACaggcaagctaagctaagccaGCTGGAGAAGCTTCAACGTGGACGCTGACGAGTTTATCCGGACATGAAGATTGAGTGTTTTACTCCAGTAAAGTGGTGATGGGAAGAAGGCGTGTCAAGGCTTCAATACGTTGAGTGTTAATTCGGGAAGTTTTATTTAGTGAAGCGCGTGTGTGGTCGTGTGAAGCAAAGCGCATGCGGAAGTACATCAGCTACAAAAGTGGTACGGCAACCCCAATTGGTCACATTCcagtttggactttttttttttaaactcactttaATGAATGTGGTATGGCGTGATTGCATTTCTTGTGATTATCTTGCTTCATTTGCACTGAAACAAACTCCATCAACAACACATATTTTTGCTGAAAATTTATTTAATGCACATAAGCTCAGTATTTGATTACTGACACATTTCAATACAGATACAAgcacaaaataattattttgattggAAAGATCCTGCAACCCAGCGGCGACCAAAGCGGCGACTTTTGCACACAAAGCAAAATTTTCCAGCtgttagacaaacaaccatgatCTGTTGTTTCAATCACAAACATCTGTGTATGAAGCACTCGTTAAGAAGACAACAAGTCTGCAGAGTCCAGTAAAAACACAAGATTACATACTTTGcggaaatagattttttttttacctggtcTATATCCGTAACCCGTATACTTTATTGAACAGGTAAAATAtccatgtgggaggaaaaaaaaactcaaatacaaaatatcatAAGCTTTCAATTAATTTATAATGTCCCATTTTTTACTTACTGGGTGTCGCTGCATGTAAAACAACTCTGAGAGCAAAATGTCTTCAACATCACTCACTCCAAGTTGTAACACAAAGTGTAAGTGGAGTAATTTTCAGAGGAGTTTTATTGCTGGTGGAAAAATAAGGACACATTTTCATGGTACCTGAAAAATGCGGccaattgtaaatgttactCTGCGTGTGTAATTCAGTTTTTGTCAGAGATTCAGAGAATGACACTGATTTTTTGTTAGTGTCCACATGAACGCGGATCCTCTGCAGATTCCCAGATCCAAGTGGTCGGCTAAGTATTTTATATTCACCGTTACGGAATCGAATGATCCATTTGAACAACGTGTGTGGCAAGCAAGTGTCCCACCATCCCACCCCCAGTTCCCAGTCTGTGTTGTCGCCCACCTCAACATCCCAAACGTGTGTTCCTGAATCCAAACCACAACCGAGAACTTCGTTTAAGTGCTTCAACCTCTCTGGATTGTTTGGACGCTGCTGTGTTGCTTTAAAACTCACACTGGTCATATCTTCAGACAGACTGAGTGCCGCACCGGCCGTGTTTGGGTCCAGAATGACGGGACTGAAGGAGACCACTTCCTTCATTCGTTCCCACACGGTGAACTTGAGGTTGCCCACATGCTTGACTTCATCCAGCAGCGCTGCTCTGAGTTTCTCGGGTTTA belongs to Phyllopteryx taeniolatus isolate TA_2022b unplaced genomic scaffold, UOR_Ptae_1.2 contig_24, whole genome shotgun sequence and includes:
- the LOC133473285 gene encoding zinc finger protein OZF-like isoform X1 — protein: MCARRIAEYDEELSGAKEETDRQRERWTLISSNLQLCHAQQKEWSTRVAYQEPEQSHIKEEETPETPHVKEEEEEADITKFLLTGVIVKSEDDEDQEVSEKYLRPELQEPESSPNKEEVDVADINKLLLTDVALKTEDEGKGQHEEERRAEPQRSSSSQHVTTEGNGDHCGGSQADSCFAPLSDSDDVTSHSSYTDDDDEHSRHDMTYPTDKKHWECSQCGKTLGSKWGLKGHMRLHTGEKPFACSVCGERFAHKEQLGRHTTTHTGEKPFACSVCGKTFTTKTDSKTHTKTHSGEKPFPCSVCGKRFSTQGNFKRHTRIHTGQKPFACSVCGKGFTVKTCLIMHTRTHTGEKPCICSVCGKRFSTQGNFIRHTRTHNEEKPFACSVCGKSFYIKERLTTHTRIHTGEKPFACSVCDKRFHVKAHLKTHTITHNEEKPFVCSVCGKQFSRMGHLRAHTRTHTGEKPFACSVCGKRFSAKGCLNRHVGTHTGGKAFPCSVCGKIYSVERYLIRHRKTHTGEKSFTASLCNFSSGLEALDFEQQEPEPPRH
- the LOC133473285 gene encoding uncharacterized protein LOC133473285 isoform X2, encoding MCARRIAEYDEELSGAKEETDRQRERWTLISSNLQLCHAQQKEWSTRVAYQEPEQSHIKEEETPETPHVKEEEEEADITKFLLTGVIVKSEDDEDQEVSEKYLRPELQEPESSPNKEEVDVADINKLLLTDVALKTEDEGKGQHEEERRAEPQRSSSSQHVTTEVQDWKHWILSSRNQSPRDIKEEQEPETRPHPSFVL